The Pseudomonas asiatica sequence TTGTCCGGGCGTACCAGGCCCGATTGCGCCGGTTCCGCTCGGTCGACCCGCAGGGTGGCCCAGCGCACTTGGCTCTGGTCGACCCATGGCAGCAGGCTGGCGATTTCTTTCTGTGCCGCGGCGATTTGCGCAGCCGGCTCGCGGGCAACGCCGTCGGCTTCGGCCAGGTCGCCACCCAGGTACCAGACCCACTGGCCATCGGCGGCCGGGTGGGTGGTCACCGTCACCCGTGGCTTCGGCCCGCCGCCCAGGCAATGGGCGTAAAGCGGTTTAAGGTTGGCACCCTTGGCCATCACCATATGCAGCGGGCGTGTCTGCATGGCTGGCTGGTTCAGGCCCAGGGCATGCAGCAGTTGCTCGGTGCCGGCGCCGGCGCTGAGCACGATACGCTGTGCGCGGATGTCGCGCTCGTCGACGCGCAGGCCAACCAGGTCTTCGCCCTCGCGCAGCGGCTCGATGTGCTCACCGGCCAGCAGGCTGTCGCCTGCCAGCTCAGCCAGGTTGGCCAGCAGGCTGGGCACGTCGATGACCAGCTCGGCCAAGCGATAGACCTTGCCCTTGAAGGCGCGGTCCTGCAGCGCGGGCGGTAGTTGCTCGCCCTTCACCTGGTCGACCCGGCCGCGCACGGCCTTGCTGGCGAAGAAACTGGTGAGATTGCCGGCCAGGGTGCCAGGCGACCACAGGTAATGGGCGTCGGACAGCAGGCGAGTGCGGGTCAGGTCCAGCTCGCCGCTGCCGCTCAGCGCTTCGCGCCAGCGTCGCGGCATGTCGGCGATGGCTTCCGAAGCGCCGGTGAGGGCGCCATGCAGGGCGTACTTGGTGCCGCCATGGATGATGCCCTGAGACTTGATGGTCTGCGCGCCGCCAAGGCTGGCGCGTTCCACCAGTACTGTCGAGTAGCCCAGCCGGCGCAGGCGGGCATTGAGCCAGAGGCCTGCGACCCCGGCGCCGACGATCAGCACGTCAGTGGAAATGGCAGATGGCATGGCGGTACCTCGAAGACTGGGACAGCTGGCAAGTATACAGGGTCGGGCCGATGTGGGCTTTGCGTTCCTGGGGCTGCTGCGCAGCCCTATCGCGACACAAGGCCGCTCCTACAGGCCCCGCGCATGCCTCGGTCCCTGTAGGAGCGGCCTTGTGTCGCGATAGGGCCGCGAAGCGGCCCCAAAATCCATCAGGCAAACATCAATGCCCAGCAGTCTTCGAAAACAGCTGAATCACCACCACCCCACCCACAATCATCGCCATCCCCAGCATCGCTGGCACATCCAGCTTCTGCCCATAGATCACCAGCGCTGCCACACTGATCAGCACAATCCCCAGCCCCGACCAGATGGCATAGGCGATCCCCACCGGAATGCTGCGCACCACCAGGGTCAGCATCCAGAAAGCAATGCCGTAACCAACCACCATCAGCAGCAACGGCAAGGGCGTACTCAAGCCTTTCACCGCTTTCATGGAAGCGGTGGCGATGACTTCGGCGCAGATGGCGATGGCGAGGTAGGTGTAGGCATTCATGGCGAGATCCTCCGTTAGCTGACCGCAGATTCTAGTCCCACCCCGAATGGGGTAAAGTCATTACCTATCACTATACGAGATAGGTTGATGGCCGAGCACTGGAACCTTGAACAGTTGCGTACTTTCCTGCGCGTTGCAGAACTGCGCTCGTTCTCTGCCGTGGCCCGCGAGCAGCGCAAGGCCCAGTCGGCAATCAGCAGCGCGATCGCCCTGCTCGAAACCGACCTGGGGGTAACCTTGTTCGAGCGCAGCAGTGGCCGGCAACCCAAGCTGACCGAGAACGGCAGCGCCCTGTTGGAAGATGCCCGCGAACTGTTGCGCCAGTGCGAGCGTCTGGATGGCCGTGCGTTGGCGCTGATGCGCGGGCAGGAGGCCTTGTTGCGGGTCGCCCAGGACGAAGCCATGCCCTATCAGCCGGTCATTGACAGCCTCGACGAACTGGCCAGCCGCTACCCGTTCCTGGAGGTGCAGCTGGCCAGCGGTGCCCAGGGCGATGTGGCGCGCAAGCTGGTGGAGCGGCGCGCCGATCTTGGACTGTTCTTCCACCACGAGAGCATCCCGGCCTCGCTGGAGCGGCGCGCCTTGGGTAGCGTCGAAATGGTCACGGTATGCGCGGTCGGTCACCCGCTCGCCGGCGAAGGCCGGGTTACCCGGCAGCAACTGGCGCGCCACCGACAATTGTTGATTGCCCCGCAGCAAAGCGGCTACCCCGGCGGCGAAGCGATCAGCCCGCAGGTGTGGCGCGCCGACAGCTTCTACGCCATGGCCGAACTGCTGATGCGTGGCCTGGGGTGGGCCTGGCTGCCGCGGCACGTGGTGCAGTACCCGACCTACCAGGCGCACATGGTCGAACTGGACAGCGAGTGGCGGCCACCGGCCTTGGTGGTGGAGCTGGCCTGGCGTCGCGACGAGCCGCTGGGGCCTGCTGCGCAGTGGCTGGCCGAGCGCTTTGCGGTGCACCTGCGCGCGATCGGGTAAACTCCGCGGCCATGAACAGAACTCTCTTTACTTTGTTGTTTCACCTGGGCCTGCCGCTGGTTGCGCTGCGCCTTTATTTGCGCGCGCGCAAGGCGCCGGCCTATGGTCAACGCATTGGCGAGCGCTTTGCTTT is a genomic window containing:
- a CDS encoding LysR family transcriptional regulator, which produces MAEHWNLEQLRTFLRVAELRSFSAVAREQRKAQSAISSAIALLETDLGVTLFERSSGRQPKLTENGSALLEDARELLRQCERLDGRALALMRGQEALLRVAQDEAMPYQPVIDSLDELASRYPFLEVQLASGAQGDVARKLVERRADLGLFFHHESIPASLERRALGSVEMVTVCAVGHPLAGEGRVTRQQLARHRQLLIAPQQSGYPGGEAISPQVWRADSFYAMAELLMRGLGWAWLPRHVVQYPTYQAHMVELDSEWRPPALVVELAWRRDEPLGPAAQWLAERFAVHLRAIG
- a CDS encoding NAD(P)/FAD-dependent oxidoreductase — its product is MPSAISTDVLIVGAGVAGLWLNARLRRLGYSTVLVERASLGGAQTIKSQGIIHGGTKYALHGALTGASEAIADMPRRWREALSGSGELDLTRTRLLSDAHYLWSPGTLAGNLTSFFASKAVRGRVDQVKGEQLPPALQDRAFKGKVYRLAELVIDVPSLLANLAELAGDSLLAGEHIEPLREGEDLVGLRVDERDIRAQRIVLSAGAGTEQLLHALGLNQPAMQTRPLHMVMAKGANLKPLYAHCLGGGPKPRVTVTTHPAADGQWVWYLGGDLAEADGVAREPAAQIAAAQKEIASLLPWVDQSQVRWATLRVDRAEPAQSGLVRPDNAFLADQQRLLVGWPTKLALAPDFSDRVISHLERDGIRPQAQADLADLPRPPLGVPAWEQLLP
- a CDS encoding DMT family transporter, encoding MNAYTYLAIAICAEVIATASMKAVKGLSTPLPLLLMVVGYGIAFWMLTLVVRSIPVGIAYAIWSGLGIVLISVAALVIYGQKLDVPAMLGMAMIVGGVVVIQLFSKTAGH